A single genomic interval of Brevundimonas diminuta harbors:
- a CDS encoding hybrid sensor histidine kinase/response regulator: MPGSDAPMFSLTILGLVAAYMAVLFAVAWSQERPSARARGKGLGPSVYALSLAIYCTSWTYYGAVGTAARDGWEYLPIYIGPVIGLTLLFPLWRRIAAAARRENVGSMADFVASRYGKSQTLGAAVTVVAILGSLPYIALQLKSLSMAGALLTAGTPVAGSEGLTVLVLAGVLAFFAILFGARRPDLTEHNRGLIQAIGLESMVKLGALLFVAVFALVLLLNEGSPPRIIEGLGALAAPPEVTPRFTAITLLSTLAIFCLPRQFHVAFVEGGQPSDVKRARWIFPLYLLLTSLAVLPLVAAGALFAPSVNPDLLVLALPFQRGETLLTAVVFVGGFSAATAMVIVEAVALSAMVSNSLILPFLARERWRVRGDASDMAGTILQVRRGAIVAVLLLAWLYYQATDQSRGLAAMGLVSFAAMAQLAPALFGAVLWRGGHAQGALAGMTVGMGVWIVMLAMPQLSPGAPWHLHVMLGVEDPLALGVFVSLALNLAAYVGVSRFAQPRLIDRVQARAFVDRLGPDWMEARPAPSGASVGDLRALVARFIGDERAERAFTAWGDETDTKLRDADPADAALARAAERMLAGAIGAASARRVISAALAGVGRAPEDVVRMLDEASQAVQFNRDLLQTTLDNIDQGVIVVDEDLRVTAWNRRYVAMFDLPVGFVHVGLPIAVIYRLNAERGESPDDIEAWVERRLEALSRRIPHDHERQQPDGRVLRSSGAPIPGGGYATSYTDITALRQAARELEEANERLEARVADRTARLDEARRVAEDATASKTRFLAAASHDLLQPLHAARLFIAALKEEPALEDATSRTLAVNADRAIDSAHRLLTALLNLSKLEAGGVRTNVARLSLGGLFDELRREFAPVAEAKGLDLTVMSSRLWVASDRDLLRSMLQNLVANAIRYTDAGRVLVGARRRGETVQLFVCDTGRGIPDTDHETVFGEFVRLPGAVDEPGAGLGLAIVRRLSSLLDHPLELSSRVGRGTTFRITVPRSAADLPAEATPLREARLPLAGLRVLCVDNEPVILDALNALLTRWGARPTLVASVEAAKAAIGPFDAAVVDLHLGDGPEGFAVIDWLRPQGVRRIALVTADTRDGLNEQATAAGAVLLPKPIKPAALKAFLSS; the protein is encoded by the coding sequence GTGCCCGGTTCAGATGCCCCGATGTTCAGCCTGACGATCCTCGGCCTGGTCGCCGCCTATATGGCGGTGCTGTTCGCCGTCGCCTGGTCTCAGGAACGGCCGTCCGCGCGCGCGCGCGGCAAGGGCTTGGGGCCGTCGGTCTACGCCCTGTCCTTGGCCATCTACTGCACCTCATGGACCTACTACGGCGCGGTCGGCACGGCGGCGCGCGACGGGTGGGAGTATCTGCCCATCTACATCGGCCCGGTGATCGGTCTGACGTTGCTGTTTCCGCTATGGCGCCGAATCGCCGCCGCCGCCCGGCGCGAGAACGTCGGCTCCATGGCCGATTTCGTGGCCTCGCGCTACGGCAAGAGCCAGACCCTGGGCGCGGCGGTCACCGTCGTCGCCATCCTGGGGTCGCTGCCCTATATCGCGCTGCAACTGAAGTCGCTGTCGATGGCCGGCGCACTGCTGACCGCCGGCACGCCGGTGGCGGGATCCGAGGGTCTGACGGTTCTGGTGCTGGCGGGCGTCCTGGCCTTTTTCGCCATCCTGTTCGGCGCGCGCCGTCCCGACCTGACCGAGCACAATCGCGGCCTGATCCAGGCGATCGGGCTGGAGTCGATGGTCAAGCTGGGCGCCCTGCTGTTCGTCGCCGTCTTCGCCCTGGTCCTGCTGCTGAACGAAGGATCGCCCCCGCGCATCATCGAAGGTCTGGGCGCCTTGGCCGCGCCGCCCGAGGTCACGCCGCGCTTCACCGCCATAACCCTGCTGTCGACCCTGGCCATCTTCTGCCTGCCGCGCCAGTTCCACGTCGCCTTCGTCGAAGGCGGTCAGCCGTCGGACGTGAAGCGGGCGCGCTGGATCTTTCCGCTCTATCTGCTGCTGACCAGTCTGGCGGTGCTGCCGCTGGTGGCGGCCGGCGCCCTGTTTGCGCCGTCGGTCAATCCGGACCTGCTGGTGCTGGCCCTGCCGTTCCAGCGGGGCGAGACCCTGCTGACGGCCGTGGTCTTCGTCGGAGGATTTTCCGCCGCCACCGCCATGGTCATCGTCGAGGCCGTCGCCCTGTCGGCCATGGTGTCCAACAGCCTGATCCTTCCCTTCCTGGCGCGCGAACGTTGGCGGGTGCGCGGCGACGCCTCGGACATGGCAGGCACCATCCTTCAGGTCCGGCGCGGGGCCATCGTCGCGGTCCTGCTGCTGGCCTGGCTCTACTATCAGGCGACGGACCAGTCGCGCGGCCTGGCGGCGATGGGGCTGGTGTCCTTCGCGGCGATGGCCCAGCTGGCGCCGGCCCTGTTCGGCGCGGTCCTTTGGCGGGGCGGCCATGCGCAAGGGGCGCTAGCGGGCATGACAGTCGGCATGGGCGTCTGGATCGTCATGCTGGCCATGCCCCAGCTGTCGCCCGGCGCGCCCTGGCACCTGCACGTCATGCTGGGGGTCGAGGATCCGCTGGCGCTCGGCGTCTTCGTCAGCCTGGCGCTGAACCTGGCGGCCTATGTCGGCGTGTCGCGTTTTGCTCAGCCGCGCCTGATCGACCGGGTTCAGGCCCGCGCCTTTGTCGATCGGCTGGGACCGGACTGGATGGAGGCCCGGCCCGCGCCGTCGGGCGCCTCGGTCGGCGATCTGCGCGCCCTGGTCGCCCGCTTCATCGGCGACGAACGGGCCGAGCGCGCCTTCACCGCCTGGGGCGATGAAACCGACACAAAGCTCCGCGACGCCGACCCGGCCGATGCGGCCTTGGCCCGCGCCGCCGAGCGGATGCTGGCGGGCGCCATCGGCGCGGCCTCTGCGCGTCGGGTTATCTCAGCGGCGCTGGCCGGCGTCGGGCGCGCGCCCGAGGACGTGGTGCGGATGCTGGACGAGGCGTCCCAGGCCGTCCAGTTCAACCGCGACCTGCTGCAGACCACGCTCGACAACATCGACCAGGGCGTGATCGTGGTGGATGAGGATCTGCGCGTCACCGCCTGGAACCGGCGCTACGTCGCCATGTTCGACCTGCCCGTCGGCTTCGTCCACGTCGGCCTGCCCATCGCGGTCATCTATCGCCTGAACGCCGAGCGCGGCGAAAGCCCCGACGACATCGAGGCCTGGGTCGAGCGGCGGCTGGAGGCGCTGAGCCGCCGAATCCCCCACGACCACGAACGCCAGCAGCCGGACGGCCGGGTGCTGCGCTCCTCCGGCGCGCCGATCCCCGGCGGCGGCTACGCCACCAGCTACACCGACATCACCGCCCTGCGCCAAGCCGCGCGCGAGCTGGAGGAGGCCAACGAACGGCTGGAGGCGCGCGTTGCGGACCGCACCGCCCGGCTGGACGAGGCCCGGCGCGTCGCCGAGGACGCCACGGCCTCCAAGACCCGGTTCCTGGCCGCCGCCAGCCACGACCTGCTGCAACCGCTGCACGCCGCCCGCCTGTTCATCGCCGCCTTGAAGGAGGAGCCGGCGCTGGAAGACGCGACCAGCCGCACCCTTGCCGTCAACGCGGACCGCGCCATCGACAGCGCCCACCGTCTGCTGACCGCCCTGCTGAACCTGTCCAAGCTGGAAGCCGGCGGGGTGCGGACCAATGTCGCGCGGTTGTCGCTGGGCGGCCTGTTCGACGAACTGCGCCGCGAGTTCGCGCCCGTGGCCGAGGCCAAGGGTCTGGACCTGACCGTGATGTCCAGCCGGCTGTGGGTCGCGTCCGACCGCGACCTCCTGCGCTCCATGCTGCAAAATCTGGTGGCGAACGCCATCCGCTATACGGACGCAGGCCGTGTGCTGGTCGGGGCGCGTCGGCGGGGCGAGACTGTGCAGTTGTTCGTCTGCGACACCGGACGCGGCATTCCCGACACCGACCACGAAACCGTCTTCGGCGAGTTCGTGCGTCTGCCGGGCGCCGTGGACGAGCCGGGCGCGGGCCTGGGCCTGGCCATCGTACGCCGCCTGTCCAGCCTGCTTGATCACCCGCTTGAGCTGAGTTCCCGTGTCGGGCGCGGCACGACCTTCCGGATCACCGTGCCGCGCAGCGCAGCCGACCTGCCCGCCGAGGCCACGCCGTTGCGCGAGGCGCGACTGCCACTGGCGGGCCTGCGCGTGCTGTGCGTGGACAATGAACCGGTGATCCTGGACGCGCTGAACGCCCTGCTCACCCGCTGGGGCGCGCGGCCGACGCTGGTCGCCAGCGTCGAGGCGGCCAAGGCGGCGATCGGCCCGTTCGACGCCGCCGTGGTCGATCTGCATCTGGGCGACGGGCCCGAAGGGTTCGCCGTTATCGACTGGCTGAGGCCCCAGGGCGTGCGCCGCATCGCCCTGGTCACCGCCGACACACGCGACGGGCTGAACGAACAGGCGACCGCTGCCGGCGCCGTCCTTCTGCCCAAGCCGATCAAGCCGGCGGCGCTGAAGGCCTTCCTGTCGAGCTAG
- the fliR gene encoding flagellar biosynthetic protein FliR translates to MDAYATADQVWAGGLIFARIGAILMLIPGFGEAYVPPRVRLSLALVISLALWPVVRASLPGLPDSMGLMVGWIIREVVVGLMIGLLLRMFMSALATAGEIVSLQTTLSFAQTANPMQAQPGSTIAAFLALLGVTLLFATDTHHLFIAGMVGSYRLISPAQPLMMADFTQMAVRTLGDSFLLGVQLSAPVLVFALIFNLASGLVARVMPSFQVYFAAAPLSVILGLSIFALSLGALGTLFIDRYRRLAEYFVLGGPGG, encoded by the coding sequence GTGGACGCTTATGCGACCGCCGATCAGGTCTGGGCCGGCGGGCTGATCTTCGCCCGGATCGGGGCGATCCTGATGCTGATCCCCGGCTTCGGCGAGGCCTATGTGCCGCCGCGCGTGCGACTGTCGCTGGCCCTGGTCATCAGTCTGGCGCTGTGGCCGGTGGTGCGCGCATCGCTGCCGGGCCTGCCGGACAGCATGGGGCTGATGGTCGGATGGATCATCCGCGAGGTGGTCGTCGGACTGATGATCGGCCTGCTGCTGCGCATGTTCATGAGCGCCCTGGCGACGGCGGGCGAGATCGTGTCGTTGCAGACGACGCTGAGCTTCGCCCAGACCGCCAATCCGATGCAGGCCCAGCCCGGTTCGACCATCGCCGCCTTTCTGGCCCTGCTGGGGGTGACGCTGCTGTTCGCCACCGACACCCACCACCTGTTCATCGCCGGCATGGTGGGATCGTATCGGCTGATCTCGCCGGCCCAGCCGCTGATGATGGCCGACTTCACCCAGATGGCGGTGCGGACCCTGGGCGACAGCTTCCTTCTGGGCGTGCAGTTGTCGGCGCCGGTGCTGGTCTTTGCTCTGATCTTCAACCTGGCGTCCGGCCTGGTGGCGCGGGTCATGCCGTCATTCCAGGTCTATTTCGCCGCCGCGCCCTTGAGCGTGATCCTGGGCCTGTCGATTTTCGCCTTGAGTCTGGGTGCGCTGGGCACCCTCTTCATCGACCGCTACCGCCGTCTGGCGGAGTATTTCGTGCTGGGAGGCCCCGGTGGCTGA
- the fliQ gene encoding flagellar biosynthesis protein FliQ encodes MNGAEVLDVGRDAIWLTIQLCLPVLLVGLVVGVVIGLFQALTQIQEQTLIYAPKIIAIFVSLILFLPLMGALLGGFMRQIAARIAGM; translated from the coding sequence ATGAACGGCGCGGAAGTTCTGGACGTCGGGCGCGACGCCATCTGGCTGACGATCCAGCTGTGCCTGCCGGTGCTGCTGGTCGGTCTGGTCGTCGGCGTGGTGATCGGCCTGTTCCAGGCCCTGACGCAGATTCAGGAACAAACCCTGATCTATGCGCCCAAGATCATCGCCATCTTCGTTTCACTGATCCTGTTCCTGCCGCTGATGGGCGCCCTGTTGGGCGGCTTCATGCGCCAGATCGCGGCCCGCATCGCGGGGATGTAG
- the folE gene encoding GTP cyclohydrolase I FolE translates to MTDAPASKVSQADAEAAVRTLIEWAGDNPDREGLLETPARVAKSYRELFQGYEVDPLSYLEKTFEETGGYDQLVVLKDIRFVSFCEHHMLPVVGKAHVAYLPTDRVVGISKLARVVRGFARRLQIQEKMTSEIAEAIQTVLKPHGVGVVIEAEHSCMTLRGVNAPGASLSTSHLIGVVRDDPRTREEFMRLVLS, encoded by the coding sequence ATGACCGACGCCCCCGCCTCCAAAGTCTCCCAGGCCGACGCCGAAGCCGCCGTCCGCACCCTGATCGAATGGGCCGGCGACAACCCGGACCGCGAAGGTCTGCTGGAAACCCCCGCCCGCGTCGCCAAGAGCTACCGCGAGCTTTTCCAGGGCTATGAGGTCGATCCGCTCTCCTATCTGGAGAAGACGTTCGAGGAAACCGGCGGCTACGACCAGTTGGTCGTGCTGAAGGACATCCGCTTCGTCAGCTTCTGCGAGCACCACATGCTGCCGGTCGTGGGCAAGGCGCACGTCGCCTATCTGCCGACGGACCGCGTCGTCGGCATCTCCAAACTGGCTCGCGTTGTGCGCGGTTTCGCGCGACGCCTGCAGATCCAGGAGAAGATGACCTCCGAGATCGCCGAGGCCATCCAGACCGTGCTGAAGCCGCACGGCGTCGGGGTGGTCATCGAGGCCGAGCACAGCTGCATGACCCTGCGTGGCGTCAATGCGCCCGGCGCCAGCCTGTCGACCAGCCACCTGATCGGCGTCGTCCGCGACGACCCCCGCACCCGCGAAGAGTTCATGCGTCTGGTGCTGTCTTGA
- a CDS encoding response regulator transcription factor — MDRIVVADDHPLFRAALRSAVDKAAPGAEVVECASLAEARAAMVAGPVDLLLLDLKLSDSEGMAGLAAVRAEQPTVPVAVVSASEDAPVVRHALGLGAAGFIPKSSSLPQMVEAIVAILAGDSWAPDVPEADDDLAGRVASLTPSQLRILEGLKAGRLNKQIAFDLGVSEATIKAHLTSVFRKLGVHNRTQAVILAKSLDPA; from the coding sequence ATGGATCGCATCGTCGTCGCCGACGACCATCCCCTGTTTCGCGCCGCCCTGCGCTCGGCCGTCGACAAGGCGGCGCCGGGCGCGGAGGTGGTGGAATGCGCCAGCCTGGCCGAGGCCCGGGCCGCGATGGTCGCGGGACCGGTCGATCTGTTGCTGCTTGATTTGAAGCTGTCGGACAGCGAGGGGATGGCGGGCCTCGCAGCCGTGCGAGCCGAACAGCCGACTGTGCCGGTGGCGGTGGTCTCGGCCAGCGAGGATGCGCCCGTTGTGCGCCACGCCCTGGGTCTGGGCGCCGCCGGCTTCATTCCCAAGTCTTCGTCCCTGCCGCAGATGGTCGAGGCGATCGTCGCCATTCTGGCCGGCGACAGCTGGGCGCCGGATGTGCCCGAGGCCGACGACGATCTGGCCGGCCGGGTGGCCAGCCTGACGCCGTCGCAACTGCGCATCCTGGAAGGGTTGAAAGCCGGGCGGTTGAACAAGCAGATCGCCTTCGACCTCGGCGTCTCTGAAGCAACCATCAAGGCGCATCTGACCAGCGTGTTTCGAAAGCTGGGCGTTCACAACCGGACTCAGGCGGTGATCCTGGCCAAGTCGCTGGACCCGGCTTAA
- a CDS encoding acyltransferase family protein — protein sequence MPWSLISTRNETVQIARGGWLDALRFIVAFLIILHHFQAAGPEPLAHLINPIFERGGFLLTNFFLIDSGYVLMRVYGAAVDKGRMSPGDFFLKRFLRVVPAHLIMGLSLVGFVLLATAAGSPPRNPEWFAWDQLPAQLLLLQSYGVHGGLGWNAPTWSISALIGCYLAFPWIIRGLMRLGPWSALAVGVGVYLIANQLCWSFLGYPVYQMPMRYGIIRALPLFFLGMCLAWFAQKVWIAPRLAGWAGVLAAIGFFALQLHDKHALVALTLISIIILAAGAMPVTKPSNWVETAAMVSFSMFISNEVVRIVWFGVVNAVEARVGLPLFVQWGLWGLGVMAAVAFAFAFHFAIDNPIQTRIRAWLKRRSARRGKAQPKLGPVISIDG from the coding sequence ATGCCCTGGTCCCTGATTTCGACCCGCAATGAGACAGTTCAGATCGCCCGCGGCGGCTGGCTGGACGCGCTGCGTTTCATCGTGGCCTTCCTGATCATCCTGCATCACTTCCAGGCCGCAGGGCCCGAGCCGCTCGCCCATCTGATCAATCCGATCTTCGAACGCGGCGGCTTCCTGCTGACCAACTTCTTCCTGATCGACAGCGGCTATGTGCTGATGCGCGTCTATGGCGCGGCGGTGGACAAGGGCCGGATGTCGCCCGGCGACTTCTTCCTGAAGCGGTTCCTGCGCGTCGTGCCCGCCCATCTGATCATGGGCCTGTCGCTGGTCGGCTTCGTGCTTCTGGCCACCGCCGCCGGCTCGCCGCCCCGCAACCCCGAATGGTTCGCCTGGGATCAGCTGCCGGCCCAACTGCTGTTGCTGCAATCCTATGGCGTGCATGGCGGCCTGGGCTGGAACGCCCCGACCTGGTCGATCTCGGCCCTGATCGGCTGCTACCTGGCCTTCCCCTGGATCATTCGCGGCCTGATGCGTCTGGGTCCGTGGTCGGCCCTGGCCGTCGGCGTAGGCGTCTATCTGATCGCCAACCAGCTGTGCTGGTCGTTCCTCGGCTATCCCGTCTATCAGATGCCGATGCGCTACGGCATCATCCGCGCCCTGCCGCTGTTCTTCCTGGGCATGTGCCTGGCCTGGTTCGCCCAGAAGGTCTGGATCGCCCCGCGTCTGGCCGGCTGGGCCGGGGTTCTGGCCGCCATCGGCTTCTTCGCGCTTCAGCTCCACGACAAGCACGCCCTTGTCGCCCTGACCCTGATCTCGATCATCATCCTGGCCGCCGGCGCCATGCCTGTGACCAAGCCCTCGAACTGGGTCGAGACCGCCGCCATGGTCTCCTTCTCCATGTTCATCTCCAACGAGGTGGTCCGCATCGTCTGGTTCGGCGTGGTCAATGCGGTCGAGGCGCGCGTTGGCTTGCCCCTCTTCGTTCAATGGGGCCTGTGGGGCCTGGGCGTCATGGCGGCGGTCGCCTTCGCCTTCGCCTTTCACTTCGCGATCGACAATCCGATCCAGACCCGCATCCGCGCCTGGCTGAAGCGTCGCAGCGCCCGTCGCGGCAAGGCCCAGCCCAAGCTCGGCCCGGTCATCTCCATCGACGGCTGA
- a CDS encoding MFS transporter, which produces MATDAPLASGGEEHTVDRSDRLVILASSVGTVIEWYDFYLYGSLAAIITVQFFSGVNETTGYIFALMAFAAGFAVRPFGAIVFGRLGDLWGRKNTFLVTMLLMGLSTFVVGLLPPYAVIGIAAPIILVLMRLIQGLALGGEYGGAATYVAEHAPQGKRGYYTSFIQITATAGLVLSLVVILSVRYTLGEEAFAAWGWRIPFLVSILLLGVSLWIRLKLAESPSFKKMKAEGKGSKTPLKDSFGKWPNLKLVLIALLGLTAGQAVIWYTGQFYALFFLERVMKVDATLVYVLLTIALLAASPFFIFWGWLSDKVGRKPIILAGCLIAALTYFPLFNALTQAANPKLAAAAASAPVTVYADPADCNLQFDPVGKTVFNHSCDVAKSYLAKAGVTYTNVAAPAGTVAEVRIGDQVVIPSFRGDAMAPADFAAQKKTWDKSLGEALTAAGYPAKADSALVNKPMVVLILFILGFYVTMVYGPIAAALVEMFPTNIRYTSMSLPYHIGNGWFGGFLPTTAFAIVAATGNIYSGLWYPIVVALGTVVLGFLLVKEGKDVDLNA; this is translated from the coding sequence ATGGCAACCGACGCACCCCTTGCGTCCGGAGGAGAGGAGCACACCGTCGATCGCAGCGATCGCCTGGTCATCCTCGCCTCATCGGTCGGCACCGTCATCGAGTGGTACGACTTCTATCTCTACGGCTCTCTGGCGGCGATCATCACCGTCCAGTTCTTCTCGGGCGTCAACGAAACCACCGGCTACATCTTCGCCCTGATGGCCTTCGCCGCCGGCTTTGCGGTGCGGCCCTTCGGCGCCATCGTCTTCGGGCGGCTGGGCGACCTGTGGGGACGCAAGAACACCTTCCTCGTCACCATGCTGCTGATGGGCCTGTCGACCTTCGTCGTCGGCCTGTTGCCGCCCTATGCGGTGATCGGCATCGCCGCGCCGATTATCCTGGTGCTGATGCGCCTGATCCAGGGCCTGGCTCTGGGGGGTGAATATGGCGGCGCCGCCACCTACGTCGCCGAGCACGCCCCGCAGGGCAAACGCGGCTACTATACCTCCTTCATCCAGATCACCGCGACCGCCGGCCTGGTGCTGAGCCTCGTGGTGATCCTGAGCGTTCGCTACACGCTGGGCGAGGAAGCCTTCGCCGCCTGGGGCTGGCGCATCCCGTTCCTGGTCTCGATCCTGCTCCTGGGCGTCTCCCTTTGGATACGCCTGAAGCTGGCCGAGAGCCCGTCGTTCAAGAAGATGAAGGCTGAGGGCAAGGGCTCCAAGACCCCGCTGAAGGACAGCTTCGGCAAATGGCCCAACCTGAAGCTGGTGCTGATCGCCCTTCTTGGCCTTACCGCCGGTCAGGCCGTCATCTGGTACACCGGTCAGTTCTACGCCCTGTTCTTCCTGGAACGGGTCATGAAGGTCGACGCCACCCTGGTCTATGTGCTGCTGACCATCGCGCTTCTCGCCGCCTCGCCCTTCTTCATCTTCTGGGGCTGGCTGTCGGACAAGGTGGGCAGAAAGCCGATCATCCTGGCCGGCTGCCTGATCGCGGCCCTGACGTATTTCCCGCTGTTCAACGCCCTGACCCAGGCCGCCAATCCGAAACTGGCCGCCGCCGCCGCCTCGGCGCCGGTCACGGTCTACGCCGATCCGGCAGACTGTAATCTGCAGTTCGATCCGGTGGGCAAGACGGTGTTCAACCACTCCTGCGACGTGGCCAAATCCTACCTGGCCAAGGCGGGCGTGACCTACACCAACGTCGCGGCGCCGGCGGGCACGGTCGCCGAGGTCCGCATCGGCGATCAGGTCGTCATCCCCAGCTTCCGGGGCGACGCCATGGCCCCGGCCGATTTCGCCGCCCAGAAGAAGACCTGGGACAAGAGCCTGGGCGAGGCCCTGACCGCCGCCGGTTATCCAGCCAAGGCCGACAGCGCCCTGGTCAACAAGCCGATGGTGGTGCTGATCCTGTTCATCCTCGGCTTCTATGTGACCATGGTCTACGGACCGATCGCGGCGGCCCTGGTCGAGATGTTCCCGACCAACATCCGCTACACCTCCATGTCCCTGCCCTACCACATCGGCAACGGCTGGTTCGGCGGCTTCCTGCCGACCACCGCCTTCGCCATCGTGGCGGCGACGGGCAATATCTACTCCGGCCTCTGGTACCCGATCGTGGTGGCCCTGGGGACGGTCGTTCTGGGCTTCCTGCTGGTCAAGGAAGGCAAGGACGTCGATCTGAACGCCTGA
- the flhB gene encoding flagellar biosynthesis protein FlhB produces MAEGADPESKTEEATPRKLEDARKKGDAAKSPDVAQVLSLAGAAAVILMGGGWFASSIAEQMLPFIAAPHEMLGVLNSGAGNQIMVRAVWAVAPFLGAVMLATILGGVGGNVAQSGLIFTAEKLKPKWSAVSPMQGFKRIFGPDGLAQFVKTFLKLIAVCAVCWMVLKPHLREFENMASISPLAILPLARDMAISLFVASIILLGATAGADFIWQKMRFAKRMRMTKEELKEDFKQSEGDPHIKAKLKQIRMQRSRQRMMANVPKATVIVTNPTHYSVALRYEPDQGDGAPICVAKGVDALALRIREVATEHGVPIVENVPLARALYATVEVDEVIPREHFDAAAKIIGFVFQSRKRR; encoded by the coding sequence GTGGCTGAAGGCGCGGATCCCGAGTCGAAAACCGAAGAGGCGACCCCGCGAAAGCTTGAGGACGCCCGAAAGAAGGGCGATGCGGCCAAGTCGCCCGATGTCGCCCAGGTGCTGTCGCTGGCGGGGGCGGCGGCGGTGATCCTGATGGGGGGAGGCTGGTTCGCCTCGTCCATCGCCGAACAGATGCTGCCCTTCATCGCCGCCCCGCACGAGATGCTGGGCGTGCTGAACTCGGGCGCGGGCAACCAGATCATGGTGCGCGCCGTCTGGGCCGTGGCGCCCTTTCTGGGAGCGGTTATGCTGGCGACCATTCTGGGCGGGGTCGGGGGCAATGTGGCCCAGTCCGGCCTGATCTTCACCGCCGAAAAGCTGAAGCCCAAATGGTCGGCGGTCAGTCCGATGCAGGGGTTCAAACGCATCTTCGGCCCCGATGGCCTGGCGCAGTTCGTCAAGACCTTCCTGAAGCTGATCGCCGTCTGCGCCGTATGCTGGATGGTGTTGAAGCCGCACCTGCGCGAGTTCGAGAACATGGCCTCGATCAGCCCGCTGGCGATCCTGCCGCTGGCGCGCGACATGGCGATCTCGCTGTTCGTGGCCTCGATCATCCTGTTGGGCGCCACGGCCGGGGCCGACTTCATCTGGCAGAAGATGCGCTTCGCCAAGCGGATGCGCATGACCAAGGAAGAGCTGAAGGAAGACTTCAAACAGTCCGAAGGCGATCCGCACATCAAGGCCAAGCTGAAGCAGATCCGCATGCAGCGCAGCCGCCAGCGGATGATGGCCAATGTGCCCAAGGCCACCGTCATCGTGACCAACCCGACCCACTATTCGGTCGCCCTGCGCTATGAGCCGGATCAGGGCGACGGGGCGCCGATCTGCGTGGCCAAGGGCGTGGACGCCCTGGCCCTGCGCATCCGCGAAGTGGCGACCGAGCACGGCGTGCCGATCGTCGAGAACGTGCCGCTGGCGCGCGCCCTGTACGCCACCGTCGAGGTGGACGAGGTCATTCCGCGCGAACATTTCGACGCCGCCGCCAAGATCATCGGCTTCGTCTTCCAGTCCCGCAAGCGCCGGTAA